DNA sequence from the Mustela nigripes isolate SB6536 unplaced genomic scaffold, MUSNIG.SB6536 HiC_scaffold_1741, whole genome shotgun sequence genome:
tcaatggaatcCAACTAAGCAATGTTTCCTAGCACTGGGCTATGCCTGACCCTGTGAGGAGGGATGCAGTTTTACAAACTCAGAATCAGATTGCCTCCACTTGCACTAAACGAATGCTGGATTCAAAGAATTACAGACCATAGGAGaagagaatttattattattattattattattattatttatagaatttattattattattacctataTATTAGACAGACCACATGCCTCTTTTCAACCCCACAATCTACCTTATGTGGACAGATTGAAATGTTGTCCATGGCAGCATTATTCCAGAATATTCATGGCACTCAATTTGTCTCCCAACCCTAGCAAATAAAAATCACGAACACTTGATTTGCAGTTTGGAGTTTGCATGAGTTAGTACACATAAAGTACTTAGAAAAACAGTGGAAGCATCCATAGAAAGTGCAGTGATGTTACAGTGACATGCAAAGGTATAAGTAACTTGATCACTCACATACTTAGGACTTTTGTATATCATTGTTTTTCTCCCATGCCCACTCTTTCAGTCTGGCTTCAATCGGGGACACCATAGGCATAGTGCCTAGTGAGAGGGAACATCTTTACCTGCAGCTGGACTTGTACTGTCTTGACCACTTGGAAGAGGTACTTATCCTCACTTTCTTTGTTGTATTCTTGCATGGCAAACCAGAGACACTGCTTCACATTGGCATTTGAGGCATTGATCAGTTTTAATTCTCTCAACACCTTGACCTTCTTTTTGCCTGGGTCTGTGCTGGATACCAGGGCCACCAAAATGGTAAGCAGAAGCAAGCAAGTCCCCCAGGATCTAGTCATGGACCTTCCGTCCCAGGACACAAACAAGCTTCCTCGTTCTCCCATGGCTGTAGCTGCAGGTGGGATGGGATGGCTACGGTTGCTGTTGGTTCCAAGATCTAAAATAGCGTCAGCCCAGTTCAATTCAAGAAAGAGCCATTAGGTTCCCCTTTAGGGCTACC
Encoded proteins:
- the LOC132008869 gene encoding cystatin-8-like, which codes for MTRSWGTCLLLLTILVALVSSTDPGKKKVKVLRELKLINASNANVKQCLWFAMQEYNKESEDKYLFQVVKTVQVQLQVTDRLEYFIDVVIGRSNCRKFSNSTENCSIQENSKLEK